The genome window TCCGGCACCACGTAGAACGAAGGCGTCTTCTCCTGGTGGAAGGGACAGCGCCCCTTCCACTCCCGGCCGGACTTCTTCAGCTCCACGTGCCGGGAGATGAGGCCCACCAGGTCCACCCGCTCGAGGATTTCCTGGATCTTGTGCTCCGGGATCATGTCGCCCACCCCTGGGCCCGCGTCAGGGCGGGCGCACCGCCGACATCCTGCCAGCCGGGCCTGACGTCGCCCGTCCGGTCGCCAACCCGGTGGATCTCCCCACCCACGAGGGCGGAGGACCGGAGGCGCGAGGCGTCGTGAGGGTGTGGGGACACGTTGGGGCTCCTACGGCCCGCTGGGTACCTCCCCTGGACAGGGGCGGTACGCCATGGGCTGGCCCAGGCACTTAATGACGGGGGGCCGGGGGAGCAAGTTTCCGCTCACCCCAGGCCTTCCACCCCGGGGGGCCACCGGATGCGCCGGGTGGCCTCCAGGGAGGTGGGACAGGGGACTTCAGGCGAGCTTCGCGAGCTCCGCCTTGACGGCCTCGGAGATGGCGCGACCCTCGGCCTTGCCCTGCAGCTTGGGGGAGAGGTTCTTCATCACCGCGCCCATGTCCTTGGCGCTCTTGGCGCCCACCTCGGCGATGGCGGCCTGGACGGCGGCGACCAGCTCGTCGGGGGTGAGCTGCTGGGGCAGGTAGCTCTGGAGGACGGCGATTTCGGCCTCCTCCTTCTCCGCCAGCTCCGGCCGGTTGGCGGCCTTGAACTGGTCCGCGGAGTCGCGGCCCTTCTTGATGAGGCCGGTGATGACGCTCATCACGCCCGAGTCGTCGAGGGCGGAGGCACCGGGCTCCACTTCCTTGTACTTCACGGCGCTCTTGATCGCCCGAATGACGGTGGTGCGCAGCTCGTTCTTGGATCGCATCGCGTCCTTGAGGTCCGCGTCGAGCCGTTCCTTGAGGGTGGCCATCTTCGCAACTCCGCTGGCTGGGATTCGGGGGATTGCAGACGACGGGAGCCAGGGCACCTGACTTGGGCGCCCCGGCTCACACGCCGGCCTCGCAACTAGAACGACTTGCGGGCCTTCTTCACCGCGCGCTTCTTGGCGGCGAGGGCCTTCTTCTTCCGCTTCACGGAAGGCTTCTCGTAGTGCTCGCGCTTGCGGATCTCGGAAAGGATTCCGGCCTTTTCAGTGGCCTTCTTGAAGCGCTTGAGGGCGCTCTCAATGGACTCTCCCTCCTTCACTCGGATACCGGGCATGCGTTCACCTCCTTCCGTCATGCGTCAATGTGTGCGTACTTCGAAGGGGGAGCGGTATGTCCCAGTGGCAGGTAAAACGCAAGGACGCAGGCGGGAAAAGCCGCGCGCGGTTGGACTAGAGTGTCGCCTGCGTGAGCCCTGCCCTCCTCCTGATGGTGCTGCTGGCGACCGGTCAGCGTGGTGGCACCGGGACGACCGACTGCTGGAACTCCTGCCAGCGCCACGTGGCGGATCGCGCCCTGCGTGCCCGGGTGTGCGGCTCGTGCCTGTCGGGCGGGCGGGTGGACTCGTGGGTGGCGCCGCTGGGCGCCGTCCGCCCCATGCCTCGCGAGGCGCTGGCCTCCTCCCGCAAGGACGGTGACTGGCGTGTGCGCTGGGCCTCCGTGCGCGCGGAGGCGAAGGCGCGGCAGCTGACGGAGAAGCGCGTGCTGGCCGAGTGGGTGGCTGGTTCTCCCTCGTCGTCGGATCTGCCGGCCTGCCTCACGGCGGCGCGCGCCGCGGCGGAAGCGGGGCAGTCCACCGCGAACTTCCTGCGCGACGCGGGGGCCCGGGGGCCGGAGGCGGCGGCGCGGGTGTGGGCGCGGCGGGAGGCCATCCGGCAGACGCTGGAGGTGGAGCTGTACTCGGAGGACCCTCGCGAGCGGGGCACCGCGCTCGCCCACCTGGGCGCCTTCCTGGGGCGGCGGCCCGCCCGGGTGCTGCTCGACGCGACGGCGTCCCGGCCCGAGGAGTCGGATGGGATTGGCGCCTCGGCGCTCAAGGCAGTGGCGCTGCGCCTGGACTCCTCGGTGGGGCGACTGCTCCTGGAGGAGGCCCGGCCCGCGGACGAGGTGTTGGTGAACCGGCTGTTCGCCGTGTACTCGCGCGAGCTGGAGTCGCTCCAGCCGGAGCTGACGGCGCCCGAGCCCCAGCGGCGGGACGCGGCGGTGCTGTCATTGGGTGTCTATGGGCCGTTGGCGCGCAAGGAGCTGGAGCGCGCGCTCACGGACGTGGACCGCAAGGTGCGGGGTTCGGCGGCGCGACGGATGGCCCAGTCGGAGGGCACGTCCTTGCGCGTGGCCGCCGAGCGCAGGCTCGAGGGCAAGGACCTGGAGGTGGCCCGGCCGTGGCTGGAGGCCATGGAGCGGGAGAAGGGCTGTGGGAGCTTCTTCCTGGAGGCGGCCCGGGACTCGCGCATGCCCGCGCCGCTCAGGGGCCAGGCGCTGACGTCGCTCGCGGACTGCCGCGAGGGTGAGAGCCTGCGGCTGGATGCGCTGTCGCCGTTCTTGAAGGACTCGCAGCCGGTGGTGCGGGCGGGCGCGGTGCGGGTGCTCGGCGCCCTGGCGGTGAGGAAGCCCGAGGTGATGGACGCCACCGAGCGCGCGCTGGATGACGGCTCGCCGGAGGTGGTCGCCGCCGCGCTGGACGTCGTCGCGGGGCAGCGCCAGTCGACGCGGGGGGACATGGCGGCGGAGCTGCTCGGCTCGGAGCACCCGGTGGTGCGCGCGGCGGCGGCCCGGGCGCTGGAGACCATTGGCCGCGCGGCCCACGTGAAGGTGCTGGCCACGTGTCTGCGTGAGGACCCGGTGTCGGACGTGCGCGTGGCGGCGGCGCTCGCGCTGGGGCGGCTGGGGGGGCCTCATGCCGCGGCGGCGCTCTCCGACGCGGCGGCGCGCGACGCGGACACCCACGTGAAGCACGTGTCCCGCGCGGGCCTGCGCAAGCTGGGCTTCGGGAACTGACGTCAGCGGAGGGCCGGGCGCTAGGGATGCCCCGCGCCCGACGGCGACGGCACGCTGGGCTTCGGGAACTGATGTCAGCGAGGCCGGACTCCCGGCGAGACAGGAACCCCCGCGCTCGACGGCGACGGCTCACGGCCCGCTGATGGCCTTGGCGTCGGCGCGGTTCCGGCCCGCGCGCTTGGCGCGGTAGAGGTACTTGTCCGCGGCGGCGATGAGGTCCTCGGGCTGGGAGAAGTCCGAGTCCAAGAGCGTCGCCACGCCCAGGCTGATGGTCACCTTGATGGGCGTGCCGCCGAAGACGAAGTCGGCTTTGTCCACCGCGTGGCGGCAGCGCTCGGCGCACGCCAGGGCCTGGTCCTCGGCGGACTCGCGCAGCATCAGCGCGAACTCCTCGCCGCCGTAGCGCGCGAGCAGGTCCTCGGTGCGCACCGTGTCGGTCACCCGCTGGGCGATGCGCGTCAGGACGTAGTCCCCGGCCGGGTGGCCGTACGCATCGTTGATCTTCTTGAAGTGGTCCACGTCGAAGAGCACCAGCGACAGCGGCACCCGGTGGCGCAGGCAGTAGCTGAACTCCTTGCGCACCGTCTCCAGGAAGTACTTCTTGTTGTAGACGCGGGTGAGACCGTCGCGGGTGGCGGACTCGTAGATGCTGCGCTGGTACTGCTCCTCCAGCTCGTCCTGGATGGAGAACTTGAGGACGGTGTTGGAGCCGATCTGGATCTTGTCGCCGTCGTACAGCGGGGCGGCGTTGACCTTCAGGCCGTTGAGGTAGGTGCCGTTGGTGCTCGCCAGGTCCATCAGCTGGAAGCGCCCGTCGCCGAGCGCCACCACCTTGGCGTGCTTGCGGGAGATTCCGTCGTCCTCCACCTGGAACTGCGCCTCTGAGCTGCGCCCCAGCACCACCTCGGAGCGGTCCAGCTTGAACATCCGGCCGATGCCCGCCGCGGACTTGGCGCTGATGACAATCAAATAAGCGCTCTGCCGCTGGGCGTTGCCCAGCAGGTCCGAAATGGAATGGACGGAAGTTTTCTCCTCGGACATCGCAACACCCATCTTATGGGCCGTTTTTTCATGGCGGCAAGCATGCTGCCGGCTTCCACGCGGCCCAATCGCTCATCCCGCGTGGATCCGCCGCGTCTTCCGGGGCCGGCTGGGCACCTCCGGCTCGACTGTCCTACGTCCGACGCTCAGCTCTCCCGCCACCGGCGTCTGGATGAACCGCGCCAGCGCCTCCGGGGAGCGGGGGTGGTAGGCCAGGGCCTGCATCAGCTTCACCAGCGCCGCGGAGGGGGTCATGTCCGCGCCACCGATGGCCCCCTGCGCCAGGGACGCCGCCCCGGACTCGTACAGGCTCAGGTCCACGCCGTTGCGGTGGGCCTGGCTCACCACCACCACCGGTACGCCGCGCTCCTTCGC of Myxococcus fulvus contains these proteins:
- a CDS encoding GGDEF domain-containing protein, coding for MSEEKTSVHSISDLLGNAQRQSAYLIVISAKSAAGIGRMFKLDRSEVVLGRSSEAQFQVEDDGISRKHAKVVALGDGRFQLMDLASTNGTYLNGLKVNAAPLYDGDKIQIGSNTVLKFSIQDELEEQYQRSIYESATRDGLTRVYNKKYFLETVRKEFSYCLRHRVPLSLVLFDVDHFKKINDAYGHPAGDYVLTRIAQRVTDTVRTEDLLARYGGEEFALMLRESAEDQALACAERCRHAVDKADFVFGGTPIKVTISLGVATLLDSDFSQPEDLIAAADKYLYRAKRAGRNRADAKAISGP
- a CDS encoding HEAT repeat domain-containing protein, with translation MSPALLLMVLLATGQRGGTGTTDCWNSCQRHVADRALRARVCGSCLSGGRVDSWVAPLGAVRPMPREALASSRKDGDWRVRWASVRAEAKARQLTEKRVLAEWVAGSPSSSDLPACLTAARAAAEAGQSTANFLRDAGARGPEAAARVWARREAIRQTLEVELYSEDPRERGTALAHLGAFLGRRPARVLLDATASRPEESDGIGASALKAVALRLDSSVGRLLLEEARPADEVLVNRLFAVYSRELESLQPELTAPEPQRRDAAVLSLGVYGPLARKELERALTDVDRKVRGSAARRMAQSEGTSLRVAAERRLEGKDLEVARPWLEAMEREKGCGSFFLEAARDSRMPAPLRGQALTSLADCREGESLRLDALSPFLKDSQPVVRAGAVRVLGALAVRKPEVMDATERALDDGSPEVVAAALDVVAGQRQSTRGDMAAELLGSEHPVVRAAAARALETIGRAAHVKVLATCLREDPVSDVRVAAALALGRLGGPHAAAALSDAAARDADTHVKHVSRAGLRKLGFGN
- the rpsU gene encoding 30S ribosomal protein S21, whose product is MPGIRVKEGESIESALKRFKKATEKAGILSEIRKREHYEKPSVKRKKKALAAKKRAVKKARKSF
- a CDS encoding GatB/YqeY domain-containing protein, coding for MATLKERLDADLKDAMRSKNELRTTVIRAIKSAVKYKEVEPGASALDDSGVMSVITGLIKKGRDSADQFKAANRPELAEKEEAEIAVLQSYLPQQLTPDELVAAVQAAIAEVGAKSAKDMGAVMKNLSPKLQGKAEGRAISEAVKAELAKLA